One Aneurinibacillus migulanus genomic region harbors:
- the mltG gene encoding endolytic transglycosylase MltG, with amino-acid sequence MRKIMKIAFGILLLFALGVGGGAYYIWNGLQPVAAEKGQKKIVEIPPSSSLNKIGNILEDNKLIKDARLFSLYAKINGKGTDIKAGKYQLTTGQSIDELLKKMSDGDVYKDTITVTIPEGYTVEQIAARLEQKGLGKKDTFLKEVNSGVFPQEIVKSIPADKRIKYRLEGYLFPDTYEFKKGTTEHQIIERMLERFEDVWKTEWDGQLKQHNLTRHQAVTLASIVEREVRSDDERSKVAGVYFNRLAQQMPLQADATVQYLFGKQKERVMHSDLKQDSPYNTYKVKGLPPGPIASPGEAALQAVTKADKHKFLFYVTKKDGTGQHYFAATYQEHLKNIDKSKTNEK; translated from the coding sequence ATGAGAAAGATAATGAAGATTGCGTTTGGCATTTTGCTTCTGTTTGCCCTTGGGGTAGGCGGCGGCGCGTATTATATTTGGAATGGATTGCAGCCGGTAGCAGCTGAGAAAGGCCAGAAAAAAATCGTGGAAATTCCACCCAGTTCATCCTTAAACAAAATCGGAAATATTCTGGAAGATAACAAGCTGATTAAGGATGCCCGACTCTTTTCCCTCTACGCTAAGATAAACGGAAAAGGAACCGATATTAAAGCAGGCAAATACCAATTGACCACGGGCCAATCGATTGATGAACTTCTTAAGAAGATGTCGGATGGTGACGTTTACAAAGACACCATTACAGTAACAATTCCAGAAGGATATACAGTAGAGCAAATTGCCGCCCGGCTGGAGCAAAAAGGATTGGGAAAAAAGGATACGTTCCTTAAAGAAGTTAATAGCGGCGTATTTCCGCAAGAGATTGTAAAAAGCATTCCGGCGGACAAACGCATTAAGTATAGATTGGAAGGTTATCTTTTTCCCGATACGTATGAATTTAAAAAAGGAACGACCGAGCATCAGATCATCGAGCGGATGCTGGAGCGCTTTGAAGATGTATGGAAAACCGAGTGGGACGGTCAGTTGAAACAGCACAACTTGACAAGGCATCAGGCGGTGACACTGGCATCAATTGTTGAGCGTGAGGTACGCTCTGACGATGAGCGCTCGAAAGTGGCTGGCGTATATTTCAATCGGCTTGCTCAGCAAATGCCGCTCCAGGCTGACGCTACGGTGCAGTATTTGTTCGGTAAACAGAAAGAACGGGTTATGCACAGCGATTTGAAGCAGGATAGCCCCTATAACACATACAAAGTAAAAGGACTCCCGCCGGGACCGATTGCAAGCCCGGGCGAAGCAGCGCTGCAGGCAGTTACCAAAGCGGACAAGCATAAGTTCCTCTTCTATGTAACGAAAAAGGATGGAACCGGTCAGCATTATTTCGCGGCGACATATCAGGAGCACTTGAAGAACATTGATAAGAGCAAAACGAATGAAAAATAG
- a CDS encoding O-methyltransferase, protein MITSDPIVRYMESLVAPRNQLLTRMEREAEAEHIPIIQLPSIQLLHVLLKMHKPKRILEVGMAIGYSTIWLAQAAPDAHITSIEISEEMVGRARRNFTEAGLDDRITVLHQDAREGLSGEHAFDCIFLDAAKGQYQVFFDKFAPYLVEGGLLICDNVFFRGMVAEEEVPKNKRGMIKKLRAFNQFLAEHPAFETSFISIGDGLALCIKRREIM, encoded by the coding sequence ATGATAACCTCAGACCCTATTGTACGGTATATGGAATCACTTGTTGCACCGCGCAATCAGCTGCTTACTAGGATGGAACGAGAAGCTGAAGCGGAGCATATTCCGATTATCCAGCTTCCGAGCATTCAATTGCTCCATGTGCTGTTGAAGATGCATAAGCCGAAACGGATTTTGGAAGTAGGTATGGCCATCGGATATTCGACGATTTGGCTGGCACAGGCAGCACCGGACGCACACATTACGTCGATAGAAATTTCCGAAGAAATGGTCGGACGTGCACGGCGTAATTTTACAGAAGCGGGCTTGGATGACCGGATTACTGTGCTTCATCAGGATGCGCGAGAAGGATTATCAGGTGAGCATGCTTTTGATTGTATCTTTTTAGACGCAGCCAAAGGACAATATCAGGTATTCTTCGACAAATTTGCGCCGTATCTGGTAGAAGGCGGACTCCTGATATGTGATAATGTCTTTTTTCGGGGCATGGTCGCCGAAGAAGAAGTGCCGAAAAATAAGCGCGGCATGATCAAGAAGCTGCGAGCATTTAACCAATTTTTAGCCGAACATCCGGCGTTTGAAACATCATTCATCTCTATTGGAGACGGACTGGCTTTATGTATAAAACGGAGGGAAATAATGTGA
- a CDS encoding peptidase U32 family protein: protein MRKPELLCTAANLDELVRVIEAGADAVSIGHERYGLRVAGNFDVEDIRRATEAAHTRGAKVYVSVNALFHNEDLEGLPEYLKMLEEIGVDAIVFGDTAVVMIARQIGLTVPLHWNAEVLTTNYETMNYWGRKGATRAFVARELNMDAIVEIKENAEVEIQVQVHGITCIFHSRRDLVTNYEKFMGQESRPASMDRKLFITEEKRDDLQYPIFEDRNGTHIMSAEDICILEYLDELMDAEIDSFKIEGIMKDTDYNVKVVSAYRRAIDAYVKGPEAFRNSVNSLMEEIRDIQPSHRELTTGFFFKEQVY, encoded by the coding sequence GTGAGAAAACCGGAATTGCTCTGTACGGCCGCCAATCTGGATGAGCTTGTAAGAGTTATCGAAGCTGGCGCGGACGCGGTCAGCATCGGACACGAACGGTATGGCTTGCGAGTAGCGGGCAACTTTGATGTCGAGGACATTCGCAGGGCGACGGAAGCTGCGCATACGCGTGGAGCAAAAGTGTATGTGTCTGTTAATGCGCTGTTCCATAATGAGGATTTGGAAGGGTTGCCCGAATATTTGAAGATGCTCGAAGAAATCGGAGTGGATGCTATCGTATTCGGTGATACAGCTGTCGTGATGATTGCACGTCAAATCGGGCTAACTGTGCCATTGCATTGGAATGCTGAAGTGCTGACAACCAATTATGAGACAATGAACTATTGGGGTAGAAAAGGGGCAACGCGCGCATTCGTTGCCCGTGAGTTAAACATGGATGCGATCGTGGAAATAAAGGAAAATGCAGAAGTTGAGATTCAGGTGCAGGTACATGGAATCACATGCATTTTCCATTCGCGTCGCGATCTGGTGACCAATTACGAGAAATTCATGGGTCAGGAGTCGAGGCCGGCTAGCATGGACCGTAAGCTGTTCATCACAGAAGAGAAACGGGACGATTTACAATATCCGATTTTTGAAGACCGGAATGGGACGCATATCATGAGTGCAGAGGATATTTGTATTCTAGAATATCTCGACGAATTAATGGATGCGGAAATCGACAGCTTCAAAATCGAAGGCATTATGAAGGATACCGACTATAATGTAAAAGTAGTATCAGCCTATCGCCGTGCAATTGATGCATATGTGAAAGGGCCAGAAGCGTTTCGTAACAGTGTCAATAGTCTTATGGAAGAGATTCGCGACATTCAGCCGTCACATCGTGAGTTAACGACAGGATTCTTCTTTAAAGAGCAAGTTTATTAA
- a CDS encoding peptidase U32 family protein codes for MTEINVISDKKIMTPRGPILQKPEVLAPAGNLEKLKFAVRYGADAVYIGGQSLGLRANADNFSFDEMKEATDFAHAHGSKVFVATNIIAHNEDLHQVDDFMRSLQRAGIDAIIVADPALIERTKQAAPDMELHLSTQASTTNWQTVQFWKEEGVSRVVLAREVSVQEIRDIKKHVDIEIEAFVHGAMCISYSGRCVLSNHFTARDSNRGGCSQSCRWQYDMFEELPQESGQIGKTPLPMFGEQDPQFTMSSKDMCMLGFLPDMIEAGVDSFKIEGRMKSIHYVATVTNQYRRAVDAYFADPDQYKLNPEWMEEIRKASHRSLTTGFFYGTPTEQDQLYGENEDMPQYDFAGLVLDYDAKTGIATMQQRNKFSVGDTVEFFGPTMERFTQTVTEIWNEKDESITSAPHAMQTVKVRMDRPVAKHDMMRKEKK; via the coding sequence ATGACGGAGATAAACGTCATTTCCGATAAAAAAATTATGACTCCCCGTGGCCCCATTCTTCAGAAGCCGGAAGTGCTAGCACCAGCTGGAAATCTGGAGAAGCTTAAGTTTGCGGTGCGTTACGGTGCGGATGCCGTCTACATTGGAGGGCAAAGCCTTGGCCTGCGTGCCAATGCGGATAACTTTTCCTTTGATGAGATGAAGGAAGCAACAGATTTTGCCCATGCGCACGGCTCTAAAGTGTTCGTGGCGACCAACATTATTGCGCATAATGAAGACTTGCATCAGGTGGACGATTTCATGCGTAGCTTACAGCGTGCTGGTATTGATGCCATTATTGTCGCTGACCCTGCGTTGATCGAGAGAACGAAACAAGCTGCCCCAGACATGGAACTTCACTTAAGCACCCAGGCGTCTACAACGAATTGGCAGACGGTACAGTTCTGGAAAGAAGAAGGCGTCAGTCGTGTGGTGCTAGCCCGTGAAGTATCGGTACAGGAAATCCGTGATATTAAAAAACATGTGGACATTGAGATTGAAGCGTTTGTGCATGGTGCTATGTGTATTTCTTATTCTGGCCGCTGTGTATTGTCTAACCATTTCACTGCACGTGACTCGAATCGCGGCGGTTGTTCACAGTCCTGTCGCTGGCAGTATGATATGTTTGAAGAACTCCCGCAGGAATCAGGGCAGATTGGCAAGACACCGCTTCCGATGTTTGGCGAGCAGGACCCACAGTTTACAATGAGCTCGAAAGATATGTGTATGCTTGGATTCCTGCCGGATATGATTGAGGCAGGCGTAGATAGTTTTAAAATCGAGGGTCGCATGAAAAGCATTCATTATGTGGCGACAGTAACAAATCAATACCGCCGTGCAGTAGATGCATATTTTGCTGACCCGGACCAATACAAGCTAAATCCGGAGTGGATGGAGGAGATTCGCAAAGCGTCTCATCGTTCGCTTACGACAGGCTTTTTTTATGGAACACCTACAGAGCAGGATCAATTGTATGGTGAGAATGAAGATATGCCACAATATGATTTTGCTGGTCTTGTATTGGACTATGATGCAAAGACGGGCATTGCTACAATGCAGCAGCGTAATAAATTCAGCGTCGGAGATACCGTAGAGTTCTTCGGTCCAACGATGGAGCGCTTTACGCAGACAGTGACGGAGATTTGGAACGAAAAAGATGAAAGCATCACATCTGCACCTCATGCGATGCAGACGGTGAAAGTGCGGATGGATCGTCCGGTTGCCAAGCATGATATGATGCGTAAGGAGAAGAAGTAA
- the udk gene encoding uridine kinase: MTAPIIIGVAGGTGSGKTTVAREIYRQFEDMSVVMIEQDAYYKKQSHLTFEERIKTNYDHPLAFDNDLLIEQLECLRRREPVAKPVYDYKLHTRSTETVWIEPKDVIILEGILILEDERLRSMMDIKVFVDTDADVRIIRRMLRDIAERGRTMESVVQQYLQVVRPMHMQFIEPTKRYADIIVPEGGQNRVAIDLLTTKINTVLQSL; encoded by the coding sequence ATGACAGCTCCGATTATCATTGGTGTAGCAGGGGGCACCGGCTCAGGCAAGACTACAGTGGCACGGGAGATTTACCGTCAGTTTGAAGATATGAGCGTTGTGATGATTGAACAGGATGCTTATTATAAAAAACAGTCCCATCTGACGTTCGAAGAACGCATAAAAACGAATTACGATCATCCGCTTGCCTTTGACAATGATTTGTTAATTGAGCAGTTGGAATGTTTGCGTCGTCGTGAGCCGGTGGCAAAGCCGGTATATGATTATAAGCTGCATACCCGTTCTACAGAAACAGTGTGGATAGAGCCAAAGGACGTCATTATTCTTGAAGGAATCCTCATCCTTGAGGATGAACGTCTGCGTTCTATGATGGATATTAAAGTGTTCGTAGATACGGATGCTGATGTACGAATTATTCGCCGTATGCTGCGCGATATTGCGGAGCGAGGGCGTACGATGGAATCGGTGGTGCAGCAATATTTGCAGGTAGTACGGCCGATGCACATGCAGTTTATCGAACCAACCAAGCGCTATGCCGATATTATTGTGCCGGAAGGCGGTCAGAATCGGGTCGCTATCGATTTGCTGACGACGAAAATTAATACTGTGTTACAGTCGCTGTAA
- a CDS encoding peptidoglycan D,D-transpeptidase FtsI family protein, which yields MPLNRKKRRMFIVLVIFTFLYTGIITRLGWIQVIGTHSFSPHNVDLVERAVAQRREKLVLDTGRGMIYDRKGVPLTGEEQTGLAVFPLVRYSLDENEKIGKLGHILGITEEETRLFLLSVKHAGFWQDRNGKIVPLHEDQARQIRELNIAGIVPLPVTTRYPKDGVAHHVIGYIGQNAKLIQDKYQEDLEAGVLRTTSKVGVAGLERAFQPFLAGVGEKSVSYFVDGRGNPLNGLDVRLNETENSFYPLTLVSTIDAGIQKQLEAAFDASSVDKGAAVVLDIKTRDVLAMVSRPDFDPSKLNTSPDTWKNRAVKQAIPGSVFKIVVAVAALEEGIVKPEDHFMCHGKLGKYGFSCWKKEGHGDITFEQAFEQSCNITFAEIAKKVGPEKLQLYAKKMGLNQQIGWEKLPFYKLGKFQQIDGEDKGRVFAHDMPNGDEGILIQTSIGQRDVQLTPLQAANMAAIIADDGKKQKVRVVQSINYRNGTTFYRFEDRPLDGADISPATARMLRSFMEGVVDHGTAIMLKGLPWQVAGKSGTAQTVVQGEARNNQWFVGFAPRENPRYAIAVLAEEQPTSGVNQATKLFGSFITDLAQEEKVESTVNYEGER from the coding sequence ATGCCATTGAATCGTAAGAAGCGGCGAATGTTTATTGTCCTGGTGATATTTACGTTTTTATATACAGGAATCATTACGAGACTGGGGTGGATTCAGGTCATCGGTACCCATTCGTTCTCACCGCACAATGTAGATCTTGTAGAAAGAGCGGTAGCGCAGAGACGGGAGAAATTAGTGCTTGATACAGGTCGTGGCATGATTTACGACCGTAAAGGTGTTCCGTTGACTGGAGAAGAACAGACAGGCCTGGCTGTTTTTCCGCTTGTTCGCTATTCACTTGACGAAAACGAAAAAATCGGTAAACTAGGGCACATATTAGGTATAACAGAAGAGGAAACGCGCTTGTTTCTTCTAAGTGTCAAGCATGCTGGATTTTGGCAAGATAGGAACGGAAAAATCGTTCCGTTACATGAAGATCAGGCGCGCCAAATTCGGGAATTAAATATTGCCGGTATCGTACCTTTACCGGTAACGACACGTTATCCGAAGGATGGAGTGGCCCACCATGTGATTGGTTATATCGGGCAGAACGCTAAACTTATTCAGGATAAATATCAGGAAGATTTGGAAGCCGGGGTGCTGCGTACAACGAGCAAAGTTGGAGTAGCTGGGTTGGAGCGAGCGTTTCAGCCGTTTTTGGCCGGAGTGGGCGAGAAGTCTGTTTCTTATTTTGTCGATGGACGCGGAAATCCACTTAATGGACTTGACGTACGGCTGAATGAAACAGAGAATTCCTTTTATCCGCTTACCCTGGTTTCCACGATAGATGCCGGGATACAGAAGCAGCTTGAGGCAGCATTTGACGCATCATCTGTAGACAAAGGCGCCGCTGTCGTACTGGATATAAAGACACGTGATGTGCTGGCTATGGTATCACGGCCGGACTTTGACCCGTCGAAGCTGAATACGTCGCCTGATACATGGAAAAACCGTGCGGTTAAGCAGGCAATTCCCGGCTCCGTTTTTAAAATCGTAGTGGCAGTCGCAGCGCTTGAGGAAGGAATTGTTAAACCGGAAGACCATTTTATGTGCCATGGGAAGCTGGGTAAGTACGGCTTTTCCTGCTGGAAAAAAGAAGGTCATGGTGATATAACGTTTGAACAGGCGTTTGAACAGTCTTGCAATATTACGTTCGCTGAAATCGCCAAAAAAGTCGGTCCAGAGAAATTGCAGCTATACGCTAAAAAAATGGGATTGAATCAGCAGATTGGATGGGAAAAGCTGCCCTTCTATAAGCTGGGCAAGTTTCAGCAGATTGACGGAGAGGATAAAGGGCGCGTATTTGCCCACGATATGCCGAATGGTGATGAAGGGATTCTAATTCAGACCAGTATCGGACAGCGTGATGTTCAACTAACACCGTTACAGGCTGCCAATATGGCTGCCATCATTGCCGATGACGGCAAGAAACAAAAAGTGCGTGTCGTTCAGTCGATTAATTATCGAAACGGGACAACGTTTTATCGTTTCGAAGACCGGCCGCTGGACGGAGCGGACATTTCTCCGGCGACGGCCCGTATGCTACGCTCCTTTATGGAGGGTGTGGTTGATCACGGAACGGCTATCATGCTGAAGGGATTACCGTGGCAGGTAGCCGGAAAGAGTGGAACCGCACAGACCGTTGTCCAGGGAGAAGCGAGAAACAATCAATGGTTCGTGGGCTTTGCTCCACGGGAGAATCCTCGTTACGCGATTGCTGTGCTGGCCGAAGAGCAACCAACCTCGGGCGTGAACCAGGCGACTAAACTGTTCGGTTCATTCATAACTGATCTCGCACAGGAAGAGAAAGTGGAATCGACGGTAAACTACGAAGGAGAGAGATAG
- a CDS encoding phosphatase PAP2 family protein encodes MIGFILASLLVFASAMIIDEVLEQEIDWFDKAVYDMFHRLHSDSFTVDVIFLTHMGSAIRVIPIFAVALGVLIWHRQRIEAFMLTLALGGGGLLNYILKMLFRRERPDIEHLVSVNGYSFPSGHAMVSFIFYGMLGYLAWYYLRNYPIGRWITPAFLVVFSVSIGCSRIYLGVHYASDVIAGFTIGGVWLTACILGLHLLHWYVDKQKKVIE; translated from the coding sequence ATGATCGGATTCATCCTTGCGTCCTTGCTGGTTTTCGCGTCTGCCATGATTATCGATGAAGTGCTCGAGCAGGAGATAGACTGGTTTGACAAAGCGGTGTATGACATGTTTCATCGCCTGCATAGCGATTCATTTACCGTTGACGTGATTTTTCTTACCCATATGGGTTCAGCAATTCGAGTCATCCCTATCTTCGCTGTCGCGCTTGGCGTGCTGATATGGCATAGGCAACGAATTGAAGCGTTCATGCTTACATTGGCGCTCGGCGGTGGCGGTTTGTTGAATTACATTCTAAAGATGTTGTTCCGCCGCGAACGACCTGATATAGAGCATCTCGTTTCGGTGAACGGATATAGTTTTCCGAGTGGTCATGCAATGGTGTCATTTATTTTTTACGGCATGCTTGGCTATCTGGCATGGTATTACCTTAGAAACTATCCGATCGGTCGCTGGATAACTCCAGCGTTTCTCGTCGTGTTTTCTGTCTCCATTGGGTGCAGCCGTATTTATTTGGGTGTACATTACGCAAGTGACGTAATCGCCGGGTTTACAATTGGCGGTGTCTGGTTAACTGCATGCATTCTCGGCCTGCATCTGCTACACTGGTATGTCGATAAGCAGAAGAAAGTGATAGAATAA
- the hemQ gene encoding hydrogen peroxide-dependent heme synthase — MSEAVSTLEGWFALHDFRSVDWTAWTSAPEAERQEALEELHAFMRKWSDVEAGKQGSSTIFTVVGHKADIAFMHLRPTLEELEAVEAEFNKTLFAMYTIQNYSYVSVVELSSYISQAENPEEDPAIQVRLKPALPKTKHVCFYPMNKKREGNDNWYMLSMEERRGMMRSHGMIGRSYAGRVTQIITGSVGFDDWEWGVTLFADDPIVFKKLVYEMRFDEASARFGEFGTFIVGNRMTEERLAEYFSV, encoded by the coding sequence GTGAGTGAAGCAGTAAGTACGCTCGAGGGCTGGTTTGCCCTGCATGATTTCCGTTCCGTTGATTGGACCGCATGGACAAGCGCACCGGAAGCGGAGCGCCAGGAAGCGTTGGAAGAGCTGCATGCGTTTATGCGCAAATGGTCGGACGTAGAAGCCGGCAAGCAAGGCAGCAGCACGATTTTTACCGTCGTTGGACATAAGGCTGATATCGCATTCATGCATTTGCGTCCTACGCTCGAAGAACTGGAAGCAGTTGAAGCAGAATTCAATAAGACACTGTTCGCAATGTATACGATCCAGAACTATTCATATGTATCTGTCGTCGAGTTAAGCAGCTACATATCACAGGCGGAGAATCCGGAAGAAGATCCTGCGATTCAGGTACGATTGAAGCCGGCTCTTCCGAAGACGAAGCATGTGTGCTTCTATCCGATGAATAAGAAGCGCGAAGGCAATGACAACTGGTATATGCTGTCGATGGAAGAGCGCCGTGGCATGATGCGTAGCCATGGCATGATTGGTCGCAGCTATGCGGGCCGTGTGACTCAGATTATCACGGGTTCCGTTGGCTTTGACGATTGGGAATGGGGCGTTACGCTATTTGCTGACGACCCGATTGTATTCAAGAAGCTTGTATACGAGATGCGCTTTGACGAAGCGAGCGCACGTTTCGGCGAGTTCGGAACATTCATTGTCGGTAACCGCATGACAGAAGAACGATTGGCCGAATATTTTTCCGTATAA
- a CDS encoding DUF1343 domain-containing protein produces MKKILLLMLTLLLTIGISMPQVQAKANDFKLGNEVLLEKYAHLIDGKRVGLITNQTGVNSQGKSTISVLAEYPNATLTALYSPEHGIDGKAKAGAYVESTTHPTLKIPIYSLYGSTRMPSAKMLANVDVLLFDLQDIGARSYTYISTLNYCMVAAKQNNKTIVVLDRPNPLGGLIVDGPVLEDKFKTFVGVDNLPMTHGMTAGELGQFFNRKIGANLQVVPMEGYTRNMIYQDTGLRWVQSSPVMPDLQSVFGYNATGLGEGTGIFQADAFKWIGGKGIDSKKYATLMNNAKLPGVTFIAEKRGSAGGVRLKITDYRTFNPAKTGIYALTYAHSLNKFKVPKSGKTIVMFDKIMGTNKIGLYLSQGLSPQQIEAKYAPQLNKFKEERKKYLIYQ; encoded by the coding sequence ATGAAGAAAATTTTGCTGCTCATGCTTACGCTTCTCCTGACAATCGGCATCTCCATGCCGCAGGTTCAAGCAAAAGCGAATGATTTCAAATTGGGCAATGAAGTGCTGTTAGAGAAGTATGCACATCTTATTGACGGAAAACGCGTTGGTCTTATTACCAATCAGACAGGCGTCAATAGCCAGGGGAAAAGCACCATTTCAGTGCTGGCTGAATATCCGAATGCTACACTGACCGCACTGTACAGCCCGGAACATGGAATTGACGGCAAGGCAAAAGCCGGAGCGTATGTAGAATCCACTACGCATCCGACGCTTAAGATTCCTATCTACAGTTTGTACGGAAGTACGAGAATGCCGTCCGCCAAAATGTTGGCTAATGTTGATGTCCTCTTGTTTGATCTACAGGATATCGGTGCACGCTCCTATACATATATATCCACACTTAACTATTGTATGGTAGCCGCAAAACAAAATAACAAGACAATTGTCGTGCTGGACAGACCAAATCCTCTGGGTGGACTTATTGTGGACGGGCCTGTGCTTGAGGATAAGTTCAAAACGTTTGTCGGTGTAGACAATCTTCCAATGACACACGGTATGACCGCAGGGGAACTCGGACAGTTCTTCAATCGCAAAATCGGCGCAAATCTGCAAGTAGTGCCAATGGAAGGTTATACGCGAAATATGATTTATCAGGATACGGGTCTACGCTGGGTACAAAGCTCTCCAGTGATGCCGGATTTGCAGTCTGTATTTGGCTATAATGCTACAGGCCTTGGTGAAGGCACAGGTATTTTTCAGGCTGACGCGTTTAAATGGATCGGTGGCAAAGGTATCGATTCCAAAAAATATGCCACGCTGATGAATAATGCGAAACTTCCGGGTGTTACGTTTATTGCGGAGAAGCGGGGTTCCGCTGGCGGAGTACGTCTGAAAATCACTGACTACCGCACATTCAATCCAGCTAAAACCGGTATTTATGCACTCACGTACGCTCATTCTTTGAATAAGTTTAAAGTGCCGAAAAGCGGAAAAACAATTGTTATGTTCGACAAAATTATGGGCACGAATAAAATCGGACTCTACCTTTCCCAAGGACTCAGTCCGCAGCAAATCGAGGCCAAATATGCTCCACAGCTCAACAAGTTTAAAGAAGAGCGCAAGAAATACCTTATCTATCAATAA
- a CDS encoding toxic anion resistance protein, whose amino-acid sequence MDVCLCFKWQAINMDALSTTRSNTDPLSLMEMSSDAERLDISKLPEEDQKRIRELARQIEVKDSGAVLQYGVGLQGEISRFSDSVLDHVRAKDSGEVGQALTELMLKVKEVDTDTLSGKKGSFLSKIPVLGSFVKSGQKFVAQYEKLGTQIETITRQLDKANAQLLKDISLMDALYEKNREFVHQIDLYIAAGQLKLEELEREVMPELKRKAETSQDPADVQELNDMGQLINRLEKKIHDLVLTRTVTIQSAPQIRLVQNNNQVLVEKIQSSILTTVPLWKNQLVIAIGLHRQKQALQVQKQVADTTNELLLKNSELLKTNSIGIAKENERGIVDVGTLKKTQANLLETLEETLTIQQQGREKRKLAEAEIDKMQHELKEKLTALAMQRQNR is encoded by the coding sequence ATGGATGTTTGTCTATGTTTTAAGTGGCAGGCGATAAATATGGATGCCTTATCAACTACTCGTTCGAATACAGACCCGCTTTCTTTGATGGAGATGTCATCAGATGCGGAACGCCTAGATATATCTAAGCTACCTGAGGAGGATCAAAAACGGATACGTGAGCTTGCCAGGCAGATCGAGGTTAAAGATAGCGGCGCGGTACTACAGTACGGCGTAGGTTTGCAGGGGGAAATCTCCCGCTTTTCTGATTCGGTGCTTGATCATGTGCGTGCCAAGGATAGCGGCGAGGTCGGACAAGCCCTTACAGAATTGATGCTCAAGGTTAAAGAGGTCGATACGGATACGTTATCAGGTAAAAAGGGCAGTTTTCTATCAAAAATACCGGTGCTTGGTTCATTTGTGAAATCCGGACAAAAGTTTGTGGCGCAATACGAAAAATTGGGTACACAAATCGAGACGATTACAAGACAATTGGATAAGGCAAATGCCCAACTGCTTAAAGACATATCATTAATGGACGCACTGTATGAAAAAAACAGGGAATTCGTACACCAGATTGATTTATATATTGCAGCCGGGCAATTGAAGCTAGAAGAGCTGGAACGCGAAGTGATGCCGGAACTGAAGCGGAAGGCGGAGACGTCGCAGGACCCGGCCGATGTTCAGGAATTGAACGACATGGGACAATTAATCAACCGGCTGGAGAAAAAAATTCATGACCTTGTGCTGACCCGCACTGTGACAATTCAATCTGCACCACAAATTCGGCTTGTGCAAAACAATAATCAGGTACTCGTAGAAAAAATTCAGTCTTCCATTCTTACGACAGTGCCGTTATGGAAGAATCAGCTCGTTATCGCTATCGGCTTGCACCGCCAGAAGCAAGCACTGCAAGTGCAGAAACAGGTGGCAGATACGACGAACGAGCTGCTGTTGAAGAACTCGGAGCTTTTGAAGACGAATTCCATCGGCATTGCCAAGGAGAATGAGCGAGGCATTGTGGATGTCGGTACGTTGAAGAAAACTCAGGCAAATCTATTGGAAACATTGGAGGAAACCTTGACCATTCAACAGCAGGGTCGTGAGAAACGTAAGCTTGCTGAAGCTGAAATCGATAAGATGCAGCATGAGCTGAAGGAGAAGCTGACCGCACTTGCCATGCAGCGTCAAAACCGCTAA